In Juglans regia cultivar Chandler chromosome 13, Walnut 2.0, whole genome shotgun sequence, the following proteins share a genomic window:
- the LOC108993345 gene encoding actin-depolymerizing factor 5-like: MAMAFKMATTGMWVTEECKKSFMEMKWKKVHRFIVFKIDEGSRLVTVDKVGGPGEGYDELAASLPDDDCRYAVFDFDFVTVDNCRKSKIFFIAWSPTASRIRAKMLYATSKDGLRRVLEGIHYEVQATDPTEMGFDVIKDRAK; this comes from the exons ATGGCGATGGCATTCAAGATG GCGACGACTGGAATGTGGGTGACTGAGGAGTGCAAGAAGTCGTTCATGGAGATGAAATGGAAGAAGGTGCATAGGTTCATAGTGTTCAAGATCGATGAGGGATCAAGGCTGGTCACCGTCGACAAGGTTGGCGGCCCTGGCGAAGGCTATGATGAGCTTGCTGCATCCTTGCCGGACGATGATTGCCGATATGCCGTGTTTGATTTCGACTTTGTCACGGTTGATAACTGCCGGAAGAGCAAGATCTTCTTCATAGCATG GTCACCAACAGCATCAAGAATAAGAGCAAAAATGCTGTATGCAACGTCCAAAGATGGGCTGAGGAGAGTGCTGGAAGGCATCCACTATGAAGTCCAAGCAACAGACCCAACCGAGATGGGGTTTGATGTCATCAAGGACAGGGCCAAATAG